The DNA sequence TCGTCAGGCGCAGCGCCGTGTCGGCCGTCATCGGGCGCACCGTCTGCACCGAGCCCTTGCCGAACGTCGTCTTGCCCATGATCTGCGCGCGCTTCGAATCCTGCAGCGCGCCGGCGACGATTTCCGACGCGGACGCCGAATACGCGTTGGTCAGCACGACCATCGGCACGGTCTTGAAGATCGGCGGCAGATTCTTCAGCGGATCGCCGTCGAACGAGGGCAGACGGTAGTTGTCGTAGGTGTCGCGGTAGACCTGCTTCGAATCCGGGATCTGGCCGTTGGTCGACACGACGACGGAATCCGGCGGCAGGAACGCGCCGGCGACGCCGACCGCGCTCTGCAGCAGGCCGCCGCCGTTGTTGCGCAGATCGAGAATCAGGCCCTTCAGGTTCGGCTGCTGACGCGCGATGTCCTGCAGCTTCGCGGCGAGGTCGGGCGTCGTGCGTTCCTGGAAGCTCGTGATCCGGATGTAGGCGTAGCCCGGGTCGAGCATCTTCATCTTGACGCTCTGGACCTTGATGATCGCGCGCGTGACCGTGACCGGGAACGTGCGGTCGTCGCTCTTGCGGAAGATCGTCAGCGTGACCTTGGTGCCCGGCTCGCCGCGCATCTGCTTGACGGCCTTGTCGAGCGTCATGCCGCGCACCGGCTTGTCGTTGATGCGGGTGATCAGGTCGCCCGGACGGATGCCGGCGCGGAACGCGGGCGTGTCCTCGATCGGCGAGATCACCTTGACGAGGCCGTCTTCCTGCGAGATCTCGATGCCGAGGCCGGCGAAGCGGCCCTTGGTCTGCTCCTGCAGTTCGTCGTAGTCGGTCTTGTCGAGGAACGACGAGTGCGGATCGAGGCTCGACACCATGCCCTTGATCGCCGCCGTCAGCAGCTTCTTGTCGTCGACCGGCTCGACGTACTCGCGCTTGATCTGGCCGAACACTTCCGCGAACAGACGGAGTTGGTCGAGGGGAAGCGGCGCCGTGGCCGTCTGCTCGGCCGACGCCGAAATCTGCAGCGTGGCGAATACGCCCGTGGCGAGGCCCGCGGCAATCAGGCCGATGTTCTTCAATTTCATTCGCATAGAGAGTCTGGTGCGGTCGGGAAGCGCGTGGCGGTAGCGGGGATGTAGCGGACAAGTATAACTGTTCGTCCGATTACTCAGTGCAACGGTGCGAAACCGGTGCAAAACCGGTGCCAAGCGGCTCCGGCGCCGCACCGCCGCACGCGCGGCGGTGTTCGAAAGCCGCTTCGACAGCGCCGGGGCGGCAAAGGTTCGCGTCGCCCGCCGGGCAGGCCGCGCGCAGCGCGGGCCGCCCGGCGCGACGGGCGTCAGCCCGCCTTGCCTTGCTTCGCGACGGCGGCCTGCGCCTTCGCGATCGCGTCCTGGTCGCCCAGGTAGTAATGCTGGATCGGCTTGAGGTTCTCGTCGAGTTCATAGACGAGCGGCACGCCGTTCGGGATGTTCAGGCCGACGATGTCGCTGTCCGAGATGCCGTCGAGGTACTTGATCAGCGCGCGCAGCGAGTTGCCGTGCGCGGCGATCAGCACCTGCTTGCCGGCGCGCACGGCCGGCGCGATCGACTCGTTCCACAGCGGCAGCACGCGCGCGACCGTGTCCTTCAGGCATTCGGTGAGCGGCAGCTGCTCGCGCGGCACCTTCGCGTAGCGCGGATCGCTGAACGGCGCGCGTTCGTCGGTCGGCTCGAGCGCGGGCGGCGGCGTGTCGTAGCTGCGGCGCCAGACGAGGACCTGGTCGTCGCCGAACTTCGCGGCCGTTTCGGCCTTGTTCAGCCCCGACAGTGCGCCGTAGTGGCGCTCATTCAGGCGCCACGAGTGAACGACCGGCAGATACATCAGGTCCATCTTGTCCTGCACGTGCCACAGCGTGCGGATCGCGCGCTTGAGCACCGACGTGTACGCGATGTCGAACGTGTAGCCGGCCTCCTTGAGCAATGCGCCGGCCTGGTA is a window from the Burkholderia vietnamiensis LMG 10929 genome containing:
- the gpmA gene encoding 2,3-diphosphoglycerate-dependent phosphoglycerate mutase; this translates as MYKLVLIRHGESTWNKENRFTGWVDVDLTEQGRNEAYQAGALLKEAGYTFDIAYTSVLKRAIRTLWHVQDKMDLMYLPVVHSWRLNERHYGALSGLNKAETAAKFGDDQVLVWRRSYDTPPPALEPTDERAPFSDPRYAKVPREQLPLTECLKDTVARVLPLWNESIAPAVRAGKQVLIAAHGNSLRALIKYLDGISDSDIVGLNIPNGVPLVYELDENLKPIQHYYLGDQDAIAKAQAAVAKQGKAG
- a CDS encoding S41 family peptidase, yielding MRMKLKNIGLIAAGLATGVFATLQISASAEQTATAPLPLDQLRLFAEVFGQIKREYVEPVDDKKLLTAAIKGMVSSLDPHSSFLDKTDYDELQEQTKGRFAGLGIEISQEDGLVKVISPIEDTPAFRAGIRPGDLITRINDKPVRGMTLDKAVKQMRGEPGTKVTLTIFRKSDDRTFPVTVTRAIIKVQSVKMKMLDPGYAYIRITSFQERTTPDLAAKLQDIARQQPNLKGLILDLRNNGGGLLQSAVGVAGAFLPPDSVVVSTNGQIPDSKQVYRDTYDNYRLPSFDGDPLKNLPPIFKTVPMVVLTNAYSASASEIVAGALQDSKRAQIMGKTTFGKGSVQTVRPMTADTALRLTTAYYYTPSGRSIQNKGITPDVPVDQYADGDPDDVLVTREVDYTNHLANTQDPNEKKEQEEREQRRMDQLRLLEEQNDKKTPEQRQKDRDRKPIEFGSADDFMMQQALNKLEGKPVQESKSLLAESTTKSPAGKAASAAKASGAKAAAPKPASAPQ